From Alienimonas californiensis, a single genomic window includes:
- a CDS encoding PQQ-binding-like beta-propeller repeat protein — MPRSRLAPALASVCLLGLTASPGAAAEGEEWSQWRGPGRAGAIPLPADAPALRTDAPADGLKPAWIAKIEGASGGWASPVVADGRVFLAVAGRVKREGVELPPPKYPPLPEGEDDDLPAGELDEYERNRRAESLERRKLEYTGREVVHCFDAATGETLWTNERDAAVTRFPQSSTPAVAGDKLVCLGGDRVLRALDVKTGEKVWETTLPGEVDGEQISSSPAILEDGDGGGTIVLLADGLYGVDLADGALLWENAELGGRDSSPALWDGLAIVNVDGGATVAVNLADGEEAWRLEETGASRSSPVVTTTAADEPRLLTFGGSRKGGLRCFALNGAEEPELLWAYQQLSDPGASPVVAGDLVLAPGDRRLDCVSLEDGSGLWTARLDLAKPRYTSPAAVVTGDGGVGLYTFGRLLAFDLTAEEFRPRYDLSVGPEGLAKTEDQWREELNVSPGDPEGVAKYDRVITRAGLLDCASPAVAEGRVYLRLRNHLVCYDLTK, encoded by the coding sequence ATGCCCCGCTCGCGTCTCGCTCCTGCCCTCGCCAGCGTTTGCCTGCTGGGTTTGACCGCGTCGCCGGGCGCCGCCGCGGAGGGCGAGGAGTGGTCCCAGTGGCGCGGCCCGGGCCGCGCCGGCGCGATCCCGCTGCCCGCCGACGCCCCCGCCCTGCGGACCGACGCCCCCGCGGACGGCCTGAAGCCGGCGTGGATCGCCAAGATCGAAGGCGCCAGCGGCGGCTGGGCCAGCCCGGTGGTCGCCGACGGCCGGGTCTTCCTCGCCGTCGCGGGACGGGTGAAGCGGGAGGGCGTGGAACTGCCCCCGCCGAAGTATCCGCCCCTGCCGGAGGGCGAGGACGACGACCTGCCCGCGGGCGAACTGGATGAATACGAGCGCAACCGCCGGGCCGAGAGCCTCGAGCGCCGCAAGCTCGAATACACCGGCCGGGAGGTCGTGCACTGCTTCGACGCCGCCACCGGCGAGACGCTGTGGACGAACGAGCGCGACGCCGCCGTCACCCGCTTCCCGCAGTCCAGCACCCCGGCGGTCGCCGGCGACAAGCTCGTCTGCCTCGGCGGCGACCGCGTGCTGCGGGCGCTGGACGTCAAAACGGGCGAGAAGGTCTGGGAAACGACCCTGCCGGGCGAAGTGGACGGGGAGCAGATTTCGTCCTCCCCCGCCATCCTGGAAGACGGCGACGGCGGCGGCACGATCGTCCTGCTGGCCGACGGCCTGTACGGCGTGGACCTCGCCGATGGCGCCCTGCTGTGGGAGAACGCGGAACTGGGCGGCCGCGATTCCAGCCCCGCGCTCTGGGACGGGCTGGCGATCGTGAACGTCGACGGGGGGGCGACCGTCGCCGTGAACCTCGCCGACGGAGAGGAAGCCTGGCGGTTGGAGGAGACCGGCGCCTCCCGCTCCTCCCCGGTCGTCACGACGACGGCCGCCGACGAGCCCCGCCTGCTGACGTTCGGCGGCAGCCGCAAGGGCGGCCTGCGGTGCTTCGCCCTGAACGGGGCCGAGGAGCCCGAACTGCTGTGGGCCTATCAACAACTCTCCGACCCCGGCGCCAGCCCGGTCGTCGCCGGGGACCTGGTGCTCGCCCCCGGCGACCGCCGGTTGGACTGCGTGAGCCTGGAGGACGGAAGCGGCCTGTGGACGGCCCGGCTGGACCTCGCCAAGCCGCGGTACACCTCCCCCGCGGCCGTCGTCACCGGGGACGGCGGCGTCGGCCTGTATACCTTCGGCCGCCTGCTGGCCTTCGACCTGACCGCCGAGGAGTTCCGCCCCCGCTACGACCTCTCCGTCGGCCCCGAGGGCCTCGCCAAGACGGAGGATCAATGGCGGGAGGAATTGAACGTCTCCCCCGGCGACCCGGAGGGCGTGGCGAAGTACGACCGGGTGATCACCCGCGCCGGCCTGCTGGACTGCGCCAGCCCCGCCGTGGCCGAGGGCCGCGTGTATCTGCGGCTGCGGAACCACCTCGTCTGCTACGATTTGACGAAGTAA
- a CDS encoding DUF5682 family protein: MNDAPAPVKLFGVRHHGPGCARALGAALHEYQPDAVLIEGPPEANDLIPLLADPAFIPPAAILVHPADDPSKAAFFPLAEYSPELTAARWALSHNAEVEFIDLPMTHQFGLEEADTPEGDVLPGEDEDLPEDAPPNGDGEAGEPRERSQPHPIRADPLGWLARAAGYDDRERWWEQQVEQRQNAAGLFDAIAEAMTELRTAAEVEIAAVGDGPDESRDALREAHMRRRLRAAVKAGRHKIAVVCGAWHVPALADLGPDKPDRELLKGLPKVKTAATLCPWTNDRLTHASGYGAGIESPGWYGHLWQNVNQPAIGWVTRAARLLREEGQDASSAGVIEAVRLADALAALRGFCAPGLSELSQAILGVLCHGEPAPLALIRCKLEVGDALGSVPPDAPAVPLQKDLEATQKRLRFKPTGEKKPITLDLRKETDLERSRLLHRLTILGVPWGVRGYESGTGTYKEAWTLDWRPEFAVRVIEANRYGGTVPAAASSKLTEHAGGNDGLADLVKRLDAALLADLPGAVGLLVGRVRDAAAVAADAAGLAAAIPPLARVARYGDVRGTGAQELLPVLRGMLERYFVGLPPACRSLDDEAAAAALAGAEGVHTALKTLELTEEAETWRGVLFALTNTEEVHGLLRGWAARTLLEERAIDADELARRARLALAAASEPAAAAAWVEGLLKGSAKVLLYEDAVWAALDGWLGTLDDERFLEVLPLLRRSFAHFSHPERREMGARVKNLAGGGASGARSKSLAAGPAVDEERARRVIPVLKLILGAA, encoded by the coding sequence ATGAACGACGCCCCCGCCCCCGTCAAACTCTTCGGCGTCCGTCACCACGGCCCCGGTTGCGCCCGGGCGCTGGGGGCGGCGTTGCACGAGTATCAGCCGGACGCCGTGCTCATCGAGGGCCCGCCGGAGGCGAACGACCTCATCCCGCTGCTTGCCGACCCGGCGTTCATCCCGCCGGCGGCGATTCTCGTGCACCCGGCGGACGACCCGTCCAAAGCCGCGTTCTTCCCGCTGGCGGAGTATTCCCCCGAACTCACCGCCGCCCGCTGGGCCCTGAGCCACAACGCGGAGGTCGAGTTCATCGACCTGCCGATGACGCATCAATTCGGGCTGGAGGAGGCGGACACGCCGGAGGGGGACGTGCTCCCCGGGGAGGACGAAGACTTGCCGGAGGACGCGCCGCCTAACGGCGACGGCGAAGCGGGGGAACCCCGTGAGCGGTCCCAACCGCACCCCATTCGCGCCGACCCCCTCGGCTGGCTGGCCCGGGCGGCGGGGTACGACGACCGGGAGCGCTGGTGGGAACAGCAGGTCGAACAGCGGCAGAACGCCGCCGGATTGTTCGACGCCATCGCCGAGGCCATGACCGAACTCCGCACCGCCGCGGAGGTTGAAATCGCAGCGGTCGGCGACGGCCCCGACGAGTCCCGCGACGCCCTGCGGGAGGCCCATATGCGGCGCCGGCTGCGGGCCGCGGTGAAGGCCGGTCGCCACAAAATCGCCGTCGTCTGCGGGGCGTGGCACGTGCCGGCCCTCGCCGACCTCGGGCCGGACAAGCCGGATCGGGAGTTGTTAAAGGGGCTGCCGAAGGTGAAAACCGCGGCGACGCTCTGCCCGTGGACGAACGACCGCCTGACCCACGCCAGCGGCTACGGCGCCGGCATTGAAAGTCCCGGCTGGTACGGCCACCTGTGGCAAAACGTCAATCAACCCGCGATCGGCTGGGTCACGCGGGCGGCTCGCCTATTACGGGAGGAGGGGCAGGACGCCAGCAGCGCCGGGGTGATTGAAGCGGTCCGCCTCGCCGACGCCCTCGCCGCCCTGCGGGGGTTCTGCGCCCCCGGCCTCAGCGAATTGAGCCAGGCGATCCTCGGCGTGCTCTGCCACGGGGAGCCGGCCCCGCTGGCGCTGATTCGTTGCAAATTAGAAGTTGGCGACGCGCTCGGTTCCGTCCCGCCGGACGCCCCCGCCGTCCCTCTGCAAAAGGATCTCGAGGCGACCCAGAAACGCCTGCGGTTCAAACCGACTGGCGAGAAAAAACCGATCACGCTGGACCTGCGCAAGGAGACGGATCTGGAACGCAGCCGCTTATTGCACCGGCTGACAATCCTCGGCGTGCCGTGGGGCGTGCGGGGCTACGAAAGCGGCACGGGCACCTACAAAGAGGCTTGGACGCTCGACTGGCGGCCGGAGTTCGCCGTGCGGGTGATCGAAGCGAACCGCTACGGCGGCACGGTCCCGGCGGCGGCGTCTTCCAAACTCACGGAGCACGCCGGCGGCAACGACGGGCTGGCCGATCTGGTCAAACGGCTGGATGCGGCGCTGCTGGCCGACCTGCCGGGCGCCGTGGGGCTGCTGGTGGGCCGGGTGCGGGACGCCGCGGCGGTCGCCGCGGACGCGGCCGGGCTGGCCGCCGCGATCCCGCCGCTGGCCCGCGTGGCCCGCTACGGGGACGTCCGCGGGACCGGGGCGCAGGAATTATTGCCCGTGCTGCGGGGGATGCTGGAACGCTACTTCGTCGGCCTCCCGCCGGCCTGCCGGTCGCTGGACGACGAAGCGGCCGCCGCCGCGCTCGCCGGGGCGGAGGGCGTCCACACGGCGCTCAAGACGCTGGAATTGACTGAGGAGGCGGAGACCTGGCGCGGCGTGTTGTTCGCCCTCACGAATACGGAGGAGGTGCACGGGCTGCTCCGCGGCTGGGCGGCCCGCACGCTGTTGGAGGAGCGGGCGATCGACGCCGACGAACTGGCCCGCCGCGCCCGGCTGGCGTTGGCCGCCGCATCCGAACCGGCCGCCGCCGCCGCATGGGTCGAGGGGCTTTTAAAAGGTTCCGCAAAGGTATTGCTATATGAAGACGCCGTCTGGGCGGCCCTGGACGGCTGGCTGGGCACGCTGGACGACGAGCGGTTTCTCGAGGTGTTGCCGCTGCTCCGCCGGTCGTTCGCCCACTTCTCCCACCCGGAGCGGCGGGAGATGGGCGCTCGGGTCAAGAACCTCGCCGGCGGCGGGGCCTCGGGGGCGAGATCGAAATCCCTCGCTGCCGGCCCGGCGGTGGACGAGGAGCGGGCGCGGCGGGTGATCCCGGTGTTAAAACTGATTTTGGGGGCGGCATGA
- a CDS encoding DUF5691 domain-containing protein → MNERVRAAVVGLAKAGPAADLTPEELPYVSREGDTPETRFLLAAAAADLWEQAGREAAPAPAVPEPCDDRAVPPAPPELAAVVAAVCEEHPVLLREVCERLVDRGLSLPPRTLPAAFGVASSGAGARGGRTTAIRAAVAAAAGPRGRWLAGFNPDWAWVSEQAAGPTPASEGKAPADLAEAFAADHFGTRLNALRRWRAADPAAARAALEETWKGETAFRRAALLETFETGLSAADEPFLEAALADRSKALPAVAENLLLGLPDSAFAAARRAAADALLDVAGRLKAKLVVTLPPASGQQIEGDAGIDWGLLATEPAKGAAGGRGVRAERLVRALASVPPSHWLDRFGREPADLIALAEPAEHGEDVLAGWTAAAARFATTDATVAAGWAPALSEWACAQLNRARRGKKAAAAVPAAGESLTEFIAALPPAAAADFVRPLLTAKAVAKAPEELGALLWNAVPDPWPDDFARAVVAAIEAGDGKRGYDYWKWQEPIGRVLERLPPAVLADLPPGWPAPHDLPNWLERASAAALLRRRLHELLP, encoded by the coding sequence ATGAACGAACGCGTCCGCGCCGCCGTCGTCGGTCTCGCCAAGGCCGGTCCCGCGGCGGATCTGACTCCCGAGGAACTCCCGTATGTCTCCCGTGAGGGAGACACGCCGGAGACACGGTTCCTGCTGGCCGCCGCGGCCGCGGATCTCTGGGAGCAGGCGGGTCGTGAAGCGGCGCCCGCCCCCGCGGTGCCGGAACCCTGCGACGACAGGGCCGTTCCCCCCGCTCCGCCAGAGTTGGCGGCGGTCGTGGCCGCCGTCTGCGAGGAGCATCCCGTCCTGCTGCGGGAGGTGTGCGAACGGCTGGTCGACCGCGGCCTGAGCCTGCCGCCGCGGACGTTGCCGGCCGCGTTCGGGGTCGCCTCCTCCGGCGCCGGCGCCCGCGGCGGCCGGACGACGGCGATTCGGGCGGCGGTCGCCGCGGCCGCCGGACCCCGCGGCCGCTGGCTCGCCGGGTTCAACCCGGACTGGGCCTGGGTCTCGGAGCAGGCCGCCGGCCCGACGCCCGCGTCCGAAGGGAAGGCTCCCGCCGATCTGGCGGAGGCGTTCGCCGCCGATCACTTCGGCACGCGCCTGAACGCCCTGCGGCGCTGGCGGGCCGCCGACCCTGCCGCCGCCCGGGCCGCCTTGGAGGAGACGTGGAAAGGCGAAACCGCCTTCCGCCGGGCCGCGTTGCTGGAGACCTTCGAGACGGGCCTCTCCGCGGCGGACGAGCCCTTTCTGGAGGCGGCCCTCGCCGACCGCAGTAAGGCCCTGCCGGCGGTCGCGGAGAATCTGCTGCTCGGCCTGCCGGACTCCGCCTTCGCCGCGGCCCGCCGCGCGGCGGCGGACGCCCTGCTGGACGTTGCGGGACGGCTCAAGGCGAAGCTGGTCGTCACGCTGCCCCCCGCCTCCGGGCAGCAGATCGAGGGCGACGCGGGCATCGACTGGGGTCTGCTGGCGACGGAGCCGGCGAAGGGGGCGGCGGGCGGCCGCGGCGTGCGGGCCGAACGACTGGTGCGTGCCTTGGCGAGCGTGCCGCCGTCGCATTGGTTGGACCGCTTCGGCCGGGAGCCCGCGGACCTCATCGCCCTGGCGGAGCCGGCGGAGCACGGCGAGGACGTGCTCGCCGGCTGGACCGCCGCCGCCGCCCGCTTCGCGACGACCGACGCGACGGTCGCCGCCGGGTGGGCGCCGGCGCTGTCGGAGTGGGCGTGCGCTCAATTGAACCGCGCCCGTCGCGGCAAGAAGGCCGCCGCGGCCGTGCCGGCGGCGGGCGAGTCGCTGACTGAATTCATCGCCGCCCTGCCCCCGGCCGCCGCGGCCGATTTCGTCCGGCCGTTGCTGACTGCGAAGGCGGTGGCGAAGGCGCCGGAGGAATTGGGGGCGCTGCTCTGGAACGCCGTGCCGGACCCGTGGCCGGACGACTTCGCCCGGGCCGTTGTCGCCGCGATCGAGGCCGGCGACGGCAAGCGGGGGTACGACTATTGGAAATGGCAGGAGCCGATCGGCCGCGTGCTCGAACGCCTCCCGCCGGCGGTCCTCGCCGACCTGCCCCCCGGCTGGCCGGCACCGCACGACCTGCCCAATTGGCTCGAACGGGCCTCCGCCGCGGCGCTGCTGCGGCGCCGCCTGCACGAACTCCTCCCCTAA
- a CDS encoding ATP-binding protein has product MAAKTNSPPAPAANKPKVDQATVLRRHAEEEYAHELAALAAVDDKPKPPNWNLSPWAVKQYLLGGTLADGTTITPKYVGNERLIEIAVATLATDRALLLYGVPGTAKSWVSEHLAAAISGNSTLLVQGTAGTDESALRYGWNYARLLAEGPSEAAMTESPMLRAMATGTICRVEELTRIPSEVQDTLITILSEKSLPVPELNTEVQAQRGFNVIATANNRDRGVNELSSALMRRFNTVVLPVPDNLEDEVEIVRSRSEQLGRALELPAEAPALEEVRRVVTVFRELRDGLTDDGKTKLKSPSGTLSAAEAISVVNSGTAMAAFYGDGKLNARDLASGITGAIVKDPVQDRLVWQEYLQTVVKERDGWGDFYRACREAL; this is encoded by the coding sequence ATGGCCGCCAAGACGAACTCCCCCCCGGCGCCCGCCGCGAACAAGCCGAAGGTCGATCAGGCCACGGTCCTGCGTCGGCACGCGGAGGAGGAATACGCCCACGAACTGGCCGCCCTCGCCGCGGTCGACGACAAGCCCAAGCCGCCGAACTGGAACCTCTCCCCCTGGGCGGTGAAGCAGTATTTATTGGGCGGCACGCTGGCCGACGGCACGACGATCACGCCGAAATATGTGGGCAACGAGCGCCTGATCGAGATCGCCGTCGCCACCCTCGCCACCGACCGGGCGCTGCTTCTCTATGGCGTGCCGGGCACGGCGAAATCGTGGGTCAGCGAGCACCTCGCCGCGGCGATCAGCGGGAACAGCACGCTGTTGGTGCAGGGCACCGCCGGCACGGACGAATCTGCCCTGCGGTACGGCTGGAACTACGCCCGGTTGTTGGCCGAGGGCCCCAGCGAAGCGGCGATGACCGAATCCCCCATGCTGCGGGCGATGGCGACCGGCACCATCTGCCGGGTAGAGGAACTGACCCGCATCCCCAGCGAGGTGCAGGACACGCTCATCACCATCCTCTCCGAAAAATCCCTGCCGGTGCCGGAATTGAATACGGAGGTGCAGGCCCAGCGCGGCTTCAACGTCATCGCCACCGCCAACAACCGCGACCGCGGCGTGAACGAGCTGAGTTCGGCCCTGATGCGGCGCTTTAATACCGTCGTGCTGCCGGTGCCGGACAATTTGGAGGACGAGGTGGAAATCGTCCGCAGCCGCAGCGAACAGCTCGGCCGGGCCCTGGAACTGCCGGCGGAGGCCCCGGCGCTGGAGGAGGTCCGCCGGGTGGTGACGGTCTTCCGCGAACTCCGCGACGGCCTGACGGACGACGGCAAGACGAAGTTAAAAAGCCCCAGCGGCACGCTCTCCGCGGCGGAGGCGATCAGCGTGGTCAACAGCGGCACGGCGATGGCCGCCTTTTACGGCGACGGCAAACTAAACGCCCGCGACCTCGCCAGCGGCATCACCGGGGCGATCGTCAAGGACCCGGTGCAGGACCGCCTCGTCTGGCAGGAATATTTGCAAACCGTCGTCAAGGAACGCGACGGCTGGGGCGACTTCTACCGCGCCTGCCGGGAGGCGCTGTGA
- a CDS encoding SWIM zinc finger family protein has protein sequence MSAALLTVEWTEGLAPDAASLKNGRKLAGQAAKWSDRGRSDAALWGAFRGSGKTPYQVRVDLAGPAWKCSCPSRKLPCKHTLGLLIGAAGSDAFCPAGEPPDWVAEWLSKRSSTAQAKATKAASSKPADPAAQAKRRAAREAKIADGLDRLNLWLDDRLRQGLAELETSGPGPFEEQAARLVDAQAPGLAARLRALSEIPGSGPDWPERLLSGCAVLRLLVAAYQNQDALPEELREDVRTLIGWSRTERETVDSGERVNDAWLTLGTVEWEEDRVRGRRTWLKGVMTDRTAEVVQFAAYGGAGGQGFVETFVEGCVQAMELAFHPSAAPRRAVVVGREAEPVPVPLPPGAGVAGLLNDVADELAACPFRTTFSGLLGGVTPLVDDGAWWLRDESGAGVRLTRGEWWGLLAESGGRPLTVAGEYVTDAPGGPRFRPLRWDAGVPAPQADALASGAPR, from the coding sequence GTGTCCGCCGCGCTGCTCACCGTCGAATGGACCGAGGGCCTCGCCCCGGATGCGGCGAGCTTGAAGAACGGCCGCAAACTCGCCGGGCAGGCCGCCAAGTGGAGCGACCGCGGCCGGTCCGACGCCGCCCTGTGGGGGGCCTTCCGGGGCAGCGGGAAAACGCCGTATCAGGTGCGGGTCGATCTGGCCGGGCCGGCCTGGAAGTGCAGTTGTCCCAGCCGCAAATTGCCCTGCAAGCACACGTTGGGTTTGCTGATCGGCGCCGCGGGCAGCGACGCCTTCTGCCCCGCCGGCGAGCCGCCGGACTGGGTCGCGGAGTGGCTCTCCAAACGCTCCTCCACCGCTCAGGCCAAGGCCACGAAGGCCGCCTCCAGCAAGCCGGCCGACCCCGCCGCCCAAGCCAAACGCCGGGCCGCCCGGGAGGCAAAGATCGCCGACGGGCTGGACCGGCTGAACCTCTGGCTGGACGACCGCCTGCGGCAGGGGCTGGCGGAGTTGGAAACCAGCGGCCCCGGCCCCTTCGAGGAGCAGGCCGCCCGATTGGTGGACGCCCAGGCCCCCGGCCTCGCCGCCCGGCTGCGGGCCCTCTCCGAGATCCCCGGCAGCGGCCCGGACTGGCCGGAGCGGCTGCTTTCCGGCTGCGCCGTCCTGCGGTTGCTGGTCGCCGCCTATCAGAACCAGGATGCCCTGCCGGAGGAGCTGCGGGAGGACGTCCGCACGCTGATCGGCTGGAGCCGCACGGAACGGGAGACAGTTGACTCCGGGGAGAGAGTCAATGACGCCTGGCTGACTCTCGGAACGGTCGAGTGGGAGGAGGACCGCGTCCGCGGTCGGCGGACGTGGTTGAAGGGGGTCATGACCGACCGTACCGCCGAGGTGGTGCAGTTCGCGGCCTACGGGGGCGCCGGCGGGCAGGGGTTCGTGGAGACGTTCGTCGAGGGCTGCGTCCAGGCGATGGAGTTGGCGTTCCACCCCTCCGCCGCCCCCCGCCGGGCGGTCGTGGTCGGCCGTGAGGCGGAGCCGGTGCCCGTGCCGCTGCCGCCGGGGGCGGGCGTCGCAGGCTTGTTGAACGACGTCGCGGACGAACTGGCCGCCTGCCCGTTTCGCACGACGTTTTCAGGGTTGCTCGGGGGAGTGACGCCGTTGGTGGACGACGGGGCCTGGTGGTTGCGGGACGAGTCCGGCGCCGGCGTGCGGCTGACCCGGGGCGAGTGGTGGGGGTTGCTCGCCGAGAGCGGCGGCCGCCCGCTGACGGTGGCCGGCGAGTACGTCACCGACGCCCCCGGCGGTCCGCGGTTCCGCCCGCTGCGGTGGGACGCCGGTGTGCCCGCCCCCCAAGCCGACGCCTTGGCGTCGGGAGCGCCGCGATGA
- a CDS encoding sialidase family protein — MPLSSRSLLLPAAALALAVLPATPAAADDPADAAQPGLLRSGFVFEPDSAPFASCHASTLAEAADGTLVVAWFGGTREGNDDVGIWLSRREPTDRGEAAWTAPVEVANGVQYRRPDGSVLRYPTWNPVLFQPADGPLLLFYKAGPSPREWWGMLTTSEDGGRTWATPRRLPEGILGPVKNKPIRLADGSILCPVSTETSGEQGGPDAWAVHFERTVDHGVTWERIGPVNEGVEIQAIQPSLLNLGGERLRAIGRTRQGKLFEIDSEDGGRTWGPMTLGELPNPNSGTDAVTLRDGSHAVVYNHSGLTEGRWGGPRTPLNVAVSDDGRRWRTVLTLEDAPGEYSYPAVIQTADGRLHVTYTWQRKSIVHAVLDPAAF; from the coding sequence GTGCCGCTGTCTTCCCGCTCCCTCCTGCTTCCCGCCGCCGCGCTGGCCCTGGCCGTGCTGCCCGCGACCCCGGCCGCGGCCGACGACCCGGCCGACGCAGCCCAGCCGGGGCTGCTGCGGTCGGGGTTCGTGTTCGAACCGGACTCGGCACCGTTCGCGTCCTGTCATGCGTCGACGCTCGCCGAGGCGGCGGACGGGACGCTGGTCGTCGCCTGGTTCGGGGGAACCCGCGAGGGGAACGACGACGTGGGGATCTGGCTGTCCCGGCGGGAGCCGACCGATCGGGGAGAGGCCGCGTGGACGGCGCCGGTCGAAGTGGCGAACGGGGTGCAATACCGCCGGCCGGACGGCTCCGTGCTGCGGTACCCGACCTGGAACCCGGTGTTGTTCCAACCCGCGGACGGGCCGCTGCTGCTGTTCTATAAAGCCGGCCCGTCGCCGCGGGAGTGGTGGGGGATGCTGACGACCTCCGAGGACGGCGGCCGGACCTGGGCGACGCCGCGGCGGTTGCCGGAGGGGATCCTCGGCCCGGTGAAGAACAAGCCGATTCGACTCGCCGACGGGTCGATCCTCTGCCCGGTCAGCACGGAGACTTCCGGCGAGCAGGGCGGGCCGGACGCGTGGGCGGTGCACTTCGAACGCACCGTGGACCACGGCGTCACCTGGGAGCGGATCGGGCCGGTGAACGAGGGGGTGGAGATTCAGGCGATCCAGCCGAGCCTGCTGAACCTGGGCGGCGAACGGTTGCGGGCGATCGGGCGGACGCGGCAGGGCAAGCTGTTCGAAATCGATTCCGAGGACGGCGGCCGAACCTGGGGACCGATGACGTTGGGCGAACTGCCGAACCCGAACTCCGGCACGGACGCCGTCACGCTGCGGGACGGCTCCCACGCGGTCGTCTATAACCACTCCGGCCTCACGGAGGGCCGCTGGGGCGGGCCGCGGACGCCGCTGAACGTGGCGGTCTCCGACGACGGCCGGCGTTGGCGGACGGTCCTCACGCTGGAGGACGCCCCCGGCGAATACAGCTACCCGGCGGTCATTCAAACCGCCGACGGGCGGTTGCACGTCACCTACACGTGGCAGCGCAAGTCGATCGTCCACGCCGTGCTCGACCCGGCGGCGTTCTGA
- a CDS encoding metallophosphoesterase family protein encodes MTRLAVLSDTHGRVPETAAALAVLNAHAPDLFLHCGDVGGGRYSPHGVLKELARVADGRPVYLVPGNNDRDPAALKALAAERGIDYGDPALLEVDGVRLCVTHGTTWEHEEFAEHGLDGTFHDIILSGHTHRPTWERRRFGDRSAYLLNPGACWRATPRTVALLDLPPQGFPPQDPAKWKPRFLEVPWPA; translated from the coding sequence GTGACCCGACTCGCCGTTCTCTCCGACACCCACGGCCGCGTCCCCGAGACCGCCGCGGCGCTGGCGGTTCTCAACGCCCACGCTCCGGACCTCTTCCTGCACTGCGGCGACGTGGGCGGCGGGCGCTACTCCCCGCACGGCGTGTTGAAGGAACTGGCCCGCGTCGCCGACGGCCGGCCGGTGTACCTCGTTCCCGGCAACAACGACCGCGACCCCGCCGCCCTCAAGGCCCTCGCCGCGGAACGCGGGATTGATTACGGCGACCCGGCACTGCTGGAAGTGGACGGCGTCCGCCTCTGCGTCACCCACGGCACGACCTGGGAGCACGAGGAATTCGCCGAACACGGCCTCGACGGGACCTTCCACGATATAATCCTCAGCGGCCACACCCACCGGCCGACCTGGGAACGCCGGCGGTTCGGCGACCGGTCGGCGTATTTATTGAACCCCGGCGCCTGCTGGCGTGCGACCCCCCGCACCGTCGCCCTGCTGGACCTCCCGCCGCAGGGCTTCCCGCCGCAGGACCCGGCGAAGTGGAAACCGCGGTTTCTGGAAGTCCCCTGGCCAGCGTGA
- a CDS encoding VWA domain-containing protein — MTNEERRRRWRLILGSPAEESCGGLSKGDAGVDGCLAALYDAGQRPDGSTQRRAGLGGSNPNVARWLGDVRGYFPKSVVQVMQRDALDRLHLTRMLTEPELLETVEADVHLVGTLLSLGKALPASSRETARAVVRKVCEELQKKLAEPMRQAVTGALNKAVRNYRPRAAEIDWDRTIRKNLHNYLPETGTVVAERLVGHGRKRSAMKDVVLCVDQSGSMATSVVYSGIFGAVLASLRAVKTSMIVFDTAVVDLTELAGDPVDLLFGTQLGGGTDINRALAYCQGLIDRPEKTVFVLITDLYEGGNNQQMLRRAAEIVDSGARAVCLLALSDEGAPMFDQNNARAFAELGIPSFACTPDLFPNLMAAALKGDDLTGWAGGHEIKLAGV, encoded by the coding sequence ATGACCAACGAAGAACGCCGTCGCCGTTGGCGCCTGATCCTCGGTTCGCCCGCCGAGGAGTCCTGCGGGGGGCTGTCCAAGGGCGACGCCGGTGTGGACGGCTGCCTCGCCGCTCTTTACGACGCCGGCCAGCGGCCGGACGGCTCCACGCAGCGGCGGGCCGGGCTGGGGGGCTCCAACCCCAACGTTGCCCGCTGGCTGGGGGACGTGCGGGGGTATTTCCCGAAGTCCGTCGTGCAGGTCATGCAGCGGGACGCCCTGGATCGGCTGCACCTCACCCGGATGCTGACGGAACCGGAATTATTAGAGACCGTCGAGGCCGACGTGCACCTGGTCGGCACGCTGCTCTCGCTGGGCAAGGCGCTGCCGGCGAGCTCGCGGGAGACGGCCCGGGCGGTGGTGCGGAAGGTGTGCGAGGAACTGCAAAAGAAGCTCGCCGAGCCGATGCGGCAGGCGGTGACCGGGGCGCTCAATAAAGCGGTCCGCAACTATCGCCCCCGGGCGGCGGAGATCGACTGGGACCGCACGATCCGCAAGAACCTGCACAATTACCTGCCGGAGACCGGCACGGTCGTCGCCGAACGGCTCGTCGGCCACGGCCGCAAGCGGTCGGCGATGAAGGACGTGGTGCTGTGCGTGGATCAGAGCGGTTCGATGGCCACCAGCGTCGTCTATAGCGGCATCTTCGGGGCCGTGCTGGCCAGCCTGCGGGCGGTGAAGACCAGCATGATCGTGTTCGATACGGCCGTCGTGGACCTCACCGAACTGGCCGGCGATCCGGTCGATTTACTGTTCGGCACCCAACTGGGCGGCGGGACGGACATTAATCGCGCCCTCGCCTACTGTCAGGGGCTGATCGACCGGCCGGAGAAGACGGTGTTCGTGCTGATCACGGACCTCTACGAGGGCGGCAACAACCAACAGATGCTCCGCCGGGCCGCGGAGATCGTGGACAGCGGGGCCCGGGCGGTTTGCCTGTTGGCCCTCTCCGACGAGGGCGCCCCGATGTTCGATCAGAACAACGCCCGGGCCTTCGCGGAACTGGGCATCCCCAGTTTCGCCTGCACCCCGGACCTGTTCCCCAACCTGATGGCCGCCGCCTTGAAGGGCGACGACCTCACCGGCTGGGCGGGCGGGCACGAGATTAAACTGGCGGGGGTGTGA